The genomic DNA tatgaaaaaatcttccaacatcagcactctctggaagactcatgccagaagatgatcaacaaaaaaccccaacaaagatccacgcactgctacagctgtagatgcactcatctcaccagttcctggacttgccatgggaatgaaggcgatatctaagctggcctgtgcatacagtaaaacaacaaatttgactggatctatactgttgcaactcaaccaagaattaggagaagtgcaaactgtagcgctccaaaatcttacaactacagagtatttactgttaaaagaacatatgggatgtgaacagtccccaggaatgggttgttttaatttgtctgatttctctcagactgttcaagttcagttggacaatatccaccatgtcatagataagttttcacaaatgcctaaggtgcctaactggttttcttggtttcactggagatggctggtaattacaggtatgctttggttatgtaactatactcctattatgttaatgtgtgtgtgcaatttaagtagtagcttaaaacctatacatgctgaagttactctacaagaaggtatgtcaaagaaataatcttcccatgttttctgccacctgctacttctatagcttttcttcttccttcctaattacaacacttaaatagaatttgtgcctcatatcaaatttactgagtatcataattcatccaagtggtaaagatacctcaagacaaatgctgggcatagaagctacagggcataaatatgcaaagatgtaaaaagctaaccatttcaaacaataaggcttctctctcacttaccaacttaacatttccctgtatggccctggaagatgactggttagccagagacgggtaagattcctcaagggaggaacaacctaagacaggcacagtcgcaggggggtcatcaggtgagaaattggggatcaacagaggtgaggcttagaacctcaccccccctgttctgagagaaatcttctgcatacgtggatgttttattgccctggtctagcttggattaacacatagtctacaggcacacacctgatcatctacatttgctctcttacaacagtaaactatgttttctacctttatcttgtatctacctaccatttcagcattttattaaaactaataataataaagagagaaatgtggtatccacatataaatcaagtataaaaatcaaatgagtattcatatttgaactgactgtttatagttcataatgcatgagcaaaaccgaaagtttctgtgatgactgcccttgtactgttcactatgtaacttattcactatgtaagaatttgttctccatgtaataacttgtttgttatgcctcagaagattggagactgacaaaaattaggcttggtgtggattaatgattgtgcattgggccttgactcccctatacagaattctattgttgttaacaaccatttgatcaataaatatgagagatgccctcacaagcaaacagcaacaaaaaaaaagtacacacttccaatggtaaaataataagtaactgggatgtaatgaatatagtcaagatattgtaacagcttggtatgttgatagctggtacctagaattgtcatatatataaatgttgaatcactatgttgtacccctgtaactaatgtaatgtaatactgtgtgtcaactacccttcaataaaaaaaataattatctaaaaaaaaaaatgggcagaggagctgactagagaattctctaaagaagaaattcagatgtccaacagacacatgaaaagatgccccacatcgcttgtcctcagagaaatgcaaattaaaaccacaatgagataccacttcataccaggaaggatggctaccatccaaaagacaaacaacaacaaatgttggcaaggttgcggagaaagggaaaccctcctacactgctggtgggaatgtaaattagttcaaccattgtggaaagctgtatggaggttcctcaaaacgctaAAAATAGACTTAATAGACTTactacttgacccaggaattccacttctaggaatttaccttaaggatGCAGCAcgccaggttgaaaaagacagatgcaaccctatgtttatcgcagcactatttacaatagccaagaaatggaagcaacatgagtgtccatcagtagatgaatggataaagaagatgtggtgcatatacacaatggaatattacttagccataagaaaaaaacagatcctaccggtcgcaaaaacagatcctaccggtCGCaaaaacatgaatggagctagaacatattatgctcagtgaaataagccaggtggacaaagacaaataccaaataatttcactcatctgtggagtataacaaaggaaaactgaaggaacaaaacagcagcagaatcacagaaccaagaatggactaatagttaccaaagggaaagggactggggaggacgggtgggaagggagagataagtgcagagcaaaagaaaggggcattatggtTAACATGTATAGtatgggggtggggcatggggagggctgtgcaacccagagaagacaagtagtgattttgcagcatcttacttcactgatggacagtgactgtgaaggggtttgtggggggtacttggtgaaggggggagcctagtaaacataatgtccttcatttatttgtagattaatgataccaaaattaaaaaaaattaaaattaaaaaaaaaactatgtttaTGATATATCTAAAGCCCTTTGTATATTGCCTGGCACTTGGTATGCACCCTACAAAATATGGCATTACCGTATGTATCAATTGTTTGCAAATAAACATGGCTGTTCATATTTTTGCCATGCTCTATTTTAgtcttaatttgttttcatatCTATATGAAACAGCATTTTGGCTTTGTACCATAATCAAGAAGTATATATTCTAAATTACTTCACACTACATCTTACATGAAATATTACACTCACTAGtataatggggaaattacagGCCAAAAGCAAGTCATTGACATCTTTCATAGTGTCCCTAGATTATATAACATATCTAATAACATTATGTAAATGCTTTCTAAATTATACTATGAagtatattcattaatttttatgtaagTATAACTTAATTTTATTTGCATTGTCTTACTAAACCTAAAATTTGattgacataaaattaaaatgatacaaTATGTATATTGGAAGATATGAGCCAAAAAGCCTTATTATTAGACAATAAATATTGATCAGATACAAACCTTAAATTTCAGACAATACGAATGGTAGTAGCTATGTATGTAGAGTCTACACAATgtagataccaaagggaaaataagtcataatatttttaaatggcattgACATATGAtcaaggaaattttaaaacataggaACTGGAAGAATATAATTCAGTTTTCAGAGATATGACTGTTGACAGTTCTGacagttttttttaaacattcaataagtatttaaagAATAGTCAAATATAGTTTCACAATGAAAaccatataaaatattaaaagtaagatTTTATTCCTTCAGGGATTGAAGAAATCTATCTGGTTACAAaagatgaaacaaacaaacaaaatccacagacttagaaaatggaaaatatgttttcaacaaatttaaaaagcaaagaagatTAAAACTACAATTCCAGTTTGTGTAGaggaaaattttaagagaaattttaGCACTATACCTGACTAAAGTTTACAGGTTGCAAAAAATCTGAATTCACTGTTAAGTCTTAGATTTACAAGTTGTctgtgttaaaatttttaaaacaaatgaatcaagcacaattttcaagtatttattttgtaatggCCACCACAAATCCTTAGAAATCAGGACAAATGCATTGATTTTTAAACATACACAGAAATTCAATAAAAGCAGTTTACTGAAGCCTGTTGACACAGCAGAAAAATAAGGTTGTAAAATCTTCAGCCTGTAACCACCAAAGAGGTGTTTCTGCTTAAGAGACGTCTAAGTTGATGAGTTTGCAGCATTTCAGGTCCAAAGCATGGCAAGATGGATACTGATGTTTCCACTGTACCAAGAACACATTCATCTCAGGATTCAACAACAAAATTATCAAAGGTGCAACTTGTAAATGTATGAAAAAAGCTGCAAAAACGTacatagaaaatgaaagaaatattccTCATATTTGTaggacatgcacatacacacatcatTGTAGATCTAGAAAAACATATACTAAACCACTAGTAACTGTGAAGGCATGTCTGTCTAATTCTTGATTGTTTCAGTATTTAACACATCTCTCCAGGGCAAACACATACCAttctaaatgcaaaattataaaggGCTACATTTTCCTTAGCTATTGTGCATTTGTCTTCAAATTAATCTTGGTCACGTCCCAATGTCAAAAGgaatttacaaaaacaagtgaaTATACCTTAAGAAAAATTCCTGTGCATTAAAATTTTGCAGAAATGTGTCTGCTAATGATTGTGGCCAGTATTTATCAGTATCACCTTAAAAAACATTCACTACCTGATGTTATCTTTAAAATAACACTGTGGACCTGGAATTACTATTTAATTTGTCCAGTGGATAAAAAGTAGGCTTAAATTTCAGGAGTTATTAGAGGTTATACAGCTAAAAGGGTAGCAGATCAGGAATCTAACTTCTGGAATGTTTGGATCCACAGAAGTGCTTCTCATAACTGtgctatttcttctctgtataataaatgaaacaatttctgaaactgttattatttttccaaaaatgaaGCACTTTTCCTTAATAAAATCTCTGAGTTAGAGTATGTGTGAGATGTTGTATGATATTGTTTAAAAGATGCCGATTGTATTTACTTACTTTGAGCATCAGTTgcctttaaaaacaaatatacttAGACAATATTTTTAGCACACAATTAATGGATTCCAATTACAATGTAAGTTTGTAAAGACGTATTCCTAGAAATGACCAAGATCATATTTGGTAAAGCAGAGGATAATtctacaaaaaacaaacaaattataGGATTCAATCAATTCTGGAAAGAGAACAAGTAAATAcaccaaagagaagaaaataatatctTAGAAGTTTAACATCATTGTTACTTTAATTGCCTAGAGTCCTCTCTCTTCTGCATGATTCTAAAGAGggcatttttcacttctttgttccTAAGACTATAAATGAGTGGATTCAGCATGGGGATCATGATTGTGTAAAACACAGAAGCTACTTGATCCTTTCCCAAAGAGTAGGATTTACTTGGTTTTAAGTAAGTGAACATTGTAGTGCCATAAAATATGGTGACTCCTAGGAGATGGGAGGCACAAGTAGAGAAGGCTTTCCGCTTCCCTGAAGTGGAAGTAATTTTCAGGATGGTAGACAGAATGGACACATAGGATGCAGATATTGTGATCAGAGACACCATTAGAGTGGAACcagcaaaaataaatatcatGATTTCAACCCCATGTGTGTCGGTGCAAGATAGGGCTAAAATCGGGGATACATCACAGAAAAAGTGATGGATTACATtggaatcacagaaatgcaagCTGCTCATGAAAAGCACATTGACAATGGAATCCACAAATCCAATGAGGTAGGACCCCAAGATGAGGGAGCAGCAGAGCCTTGTGGACATAATGACAGGGTAGTGGAGGGGGTTGCAGATGGCTACGTAGCGATCATAGGCCATTGAGGAGAGAAGAATACATTCTGTGGCAACCAAGAAGACAAAAAAGTACATCTGGGTGAAGCAGCTCATGTAGGAAATACACTTGGTGGAAGCCAGTAAGTTCTCTAAGGTTTTAGGTGTGATGACGGTTGAGTAAATGAGGTCGAGAAAGCTCAGGTGactgaggaaaaagtacatgggggtgtgaagCCTGACGTCCAGGCAGATCACCAGCACCATGCCTGCGTTCCCCAGCACTGTGATCAGGTACATCAGCAGGAACAGCAGGAAGAGGACCAGCTGGATCTCCGGGGAATCCGTCAGCCCCAGAAGGATGAAGTCTGCCACCTGCGTGGTATTCCTTCTGCCCATAATGGTAACTGCTCTGAACTGCTGAGAAGTCAGTGTTGATAGTTCGTAGCAGGGACTTCAGAAAGCCTTGTGTCTGTATGAACAAAATCACACATTTACTTTAGTGTCCTGTTTTAAGAAACGAAGATAATGAGAGGTGtagagaataaaactgaaaaaaatgttagTTTCACAGCCAGATATAGGAATGGGTATAAACTGATATTTAGATATGACTAAATAATAACTAACTATGGCATAATTAGAATAAGACCAACACTGCTGTAAATGTTTCTTTTAGTAATATATTTAGTCCACATGAGAACATTATGCCATATGTAACCACCATTAGTCTCATTGTTTAGATGAGAAAAAGGGTCCAGTTTAAGCAACTAATCCAGAGTCAGAGCTGTTAAATGCTGGCCATGGATCTACCAAGATAGACCGACTCCAGAAAGTATTTTCATAATACTGTATTCTTGTTTACATTTAATTTCAGCAAATGTGATAAAATATGCTATAAATATAATGAACAATGATAGAAAAAGAATTTTAGGGCATTATTCATCATCACTTTGTTTCCACTATACATGACAAAGAAATTTCAAGCTAGGCGACTTTACTAGAGTGTGTTAAAACTATGGACcacatattaatattaatttcaaAGAATAAGATGTTTTCCTAACTTGaccattcaaaatcaaatttattaCAAATACtatatttctaatatatgcaCATTACTTGTAGACCCTGTTTCCAtcaactctctctttctcatttACAATTCCTGGAGTTACTGCAGATAAGGTCTAAATTATACGGATATGCATAGTCTTCTTATAATGTCCCCGTTTTATTTGATCTTAACTGAAACCCTCTAGTCTTGAGAATAATACTTACTGTGAGCCAGAGTTAGTGGGAGAAAAATCCTTATTCCAATAATGTCATTCCAGAAATTTGTCGACGTCACATGTTACTCATGAATTAAACTTGAAAACCATTTGAGTCAAAAATTTCTGTAGTTTaacatttgttttccttgagaAAACTGCTGCTTAAATGTTACTGCattcattttcccttttatttgtgTTGAATAATGCATTATTTACTTTTTACCCTTTATTCTGAGGCAAAGGACATAAGAAATCAACTTAGAACTTTTATTCAGGTCCTGGTCAAATGGAAAATTTGATCCAAAAGAACCTCAGGGAGCTCCTGTGATCATAAGGAGAGCCGAGTGGCCTTGCCTCTCACGCTGGTAATTCCAGGGTCCCTCATGTTTTGGGGGTACATGAAACATTCAGTCTTCTGTGGGGACCAATTCCCAAGAAGGAGTTTTTGGTCTGTTTGCGTGGCATGTTTCCAAGGACACAGGTTCAAGGACTAATTGCAGCTCTGTGAGGTTTCCAGGAACTGGTTGCCTTTCCCTTAGAGGCCACACAGTGGAGGGAGGGCCTGGTGGCTTGGTCCTCCTTTATGAGGCCCTAATATTTTGACTGGGAAGGTGAAGAAGCTATTTCTGGAGAAATATCTCCTTACTCTATGACAGAAAGGTTTGGTAATGGAATGATACACTTTTTACAATGACATGTTTTTATAGCTAAATGGGTGATGCTATTATAGGAGTAAATATGTTCATTAAAAGAAAACTAGAAtatgaaaaaattcaaagaacacaataaaaacaattcaaaacttaaaacattttgatgaatttctcccaattgttttcttttgtgcatAGAATGCTTATATGTGTGTCTGTAGATTTACATAATCATCATTATACTGCATAGTCAGTATCCAATCCTCATTTCATGCCTACATGGCTTTTCTGCTctccttttatatttaataaaataaaataatacaaaacaaacGCACTAAAAGAGTCAGTCCCATTGCACACGCATGGCTCTGTGTGTGGATGAGGTGCTGCCAGAGCAAAGCAGGGGCCTGCAGCACATTTTCATTGTGATGCCTCCAAAGATCTATTTATCATCTGATGAACAGTTCTGGGGGAAGCTAGTGATGAGGCTCCTGTCAATGCCTATAATGAAACATGGCCTTTATCAAAGGCTAATATCACaatgtaaatggtattttatGAAATTTTAGTCATAACCTTTCTTATGaactaatttctttttaaaatatttttgtttgcctcttttaatctttgcccctttaaggTTGTGGGAATAGGGAGCAAAATTTTGAGTGGGTCCCTAGGAATAACAGTGAGAGGTGCCACTACCATTTCTACCCCTTGATTCTTGCACTCATGAATCCTGGCTCTGGGAGAAACAGCCCCATATGCTGGGTGTTGCTTCAGAGCCTATATACCCTTTATTCATGATCTTTACTGGAAAATGTCcaagaagagaaggaaactgacaaACTAAAACAGTTTAATTATAACTTTTTGAAAAATAGACAATGTATATCATCCGCAAATTGATTCATTTTAGTACTTAGTGTGAAAATAGtggcacattaaaaaatttaaagttaaattttttatttcctgctGACTAGGAACATTTatgattatgtttttaatgttcaagctaaaagatttatttttatcttttaattactAATTTTAAAGAAAGTCTCAAATATTGATATGAAGTCTAGCTGTATTACAGTATTTTAGATTGTAAATTTTCAGcaggtagaaacagaaaaaaacaaaaattactgatACAACATACTAAAATTTGAAAGttctataaaaaataaaggaaatgtaaaACATCTTAGTGCATGGGGGCTGTGCAGGAGGGGCGTGAAAAGCAATCAGAAATTTTATGCCCTAGGTAGTGGCAGTGAAAAATAGGCATCTGACTAAAGATTTTAGGAAGGATGAGCTAGTAATGCAGCACATGGTAGGAAAGTTTCAGACAGGGAGCACCAGTGCAAAGACCCTGCAGTTTGAGGAATAACAAGGACTGTGTGCTAAAAGTGTCATTCTTTGGTCGGGGAGGggtaacaaaggaaacaaaaagaagaatctgTAAGTTGCAGGGTTAAGGGCTATGGAGAAAGACACAATGGAGGGGCTACATGAGGACAGTTAGACTTCTGCTCCTCAAAAATCTTCTACAGAGGAGTCCTTCAGTGATAGGGTGACACTaaaagaggtgaaggggagggctgtactgGGAGGAAGTGAAATTCAGGCAACTGGTATAGTAAAGGCAAGGTTCTATAAAATGAGTTCCTTTATCCCAATGTTTCACATCACTTTATTTTGGTAAAACCTGTGCAAAAAATATAACACACTTGAGATTTTATTCTGGCTCACTCTGATAATCTTTGTCCTTTTAGAGGAATTTATTGTACTTACATATATCATTTCATTATACttttttctaatacatttatatttcataacACCAGTATTTCTATAGCTTCTTCTTCTAGGAAATGCATTTTTCTTTgatgtttgttgtttttaagatatttttaggTAGTTTATCCATATCTCCACCCCCATACTTTGAAAGGCATATGAACAAAATCCTACTATATTCTTCAGTACTCTGGAATGCATTTCTGAATGGACCTCTAACCATTGTGAATGAGCAGAAGTGTGAGTCTGACTCTATCTGATATCAAAAAGCTGATTTCATTCAAGTTATTTTGTATTCACTAATTTACTTTTTCTGGAATTCCTGCAATGCTTCTTAAAATAGAACAAGTTAAGAAACATAATCATGTTTTTTTGATACAGAAGGTATCTTAAAGGTGGCAAAACAGACATGAACTAGAGCAGTAGAAATGGTTAAAGGAAGGTTACAAGAGCACCACAGTTTTTAACAcctgaaaagaaaaacacttaCCATCTCTATTTTAAAGTCTGATACATCAAACGTATTTAAAATTGAGTGCCTTTCTTCAGCATAATAAAACAAGATGATGTCTGGCAAATTTCATACACTATgacttcttcaatttattttatgGAACAATGTACTTTGATCTCAAAACTAGTCAAAGAATATGTAAGATAGAAAACTATATGCCAAACTCATAAATATAAACAAGTCTCCaggtaaaatattaataaataaagtttagcagaacacaatatgttttaaaaataagaccaAGCATAAATTATCCTAGGAATGTGCAGAAATTTTGAGAAAATCTAACCATGTAATTCCCCATAGCAGCAGAGTAAACGAGGCCATCCACATGATCCTGCATAGGTACAGGCCTAGCATACTAGAAAATGTGATGCTCgtttgtaatttttaaagacagtacttaacaaaatatacataaaacttgAACATCTATGGCTTGAAAAGAGGTATGTAACAAAATCCTACATTATATTGTAATAGATTGTATTACTTATCATAAAATAAGTGTTTGGAGGCTTTTCCATTAAAGTTAAGAATAAGGCAACCACAACCACTACCAcagtattaattaattaatatagtTAGAATCAGTGTTGTGGTAGAGCTCCCAGCCAATATCCTGGGTCCTTCCTTCCATTCCTGTCAAACTAATGTTTTGCTCAGGTGCTTCCTAATCTGCTGTGATGTGAAGACCCCTTGGGTTACATTTGCTCAATCAGGACCTCGCTGGAGCTTCTTAAACAGTTCCACTTCTCAAGACCACGTAGGCTAACTTCCCTTCAATCTACACCCCAACCCAACTCCATGATTTAGACCTGAGCTTATAGAGCTACATTATTATTACATGTTAGAGCACCTAATGTATCTCCCAGggaatttctgttttcattatgaATGGGGTCATAAGGAATTGAAAATGGCAATAAGGGAAATTTTATATAAGCATCCAAGTGAGTGAGAAAAATTACCTATATCTAGGGGTTTCCTAGGACCCTTGGTGAGTCTAAGACAATACTATGCAGGCAGCTCTCTACTTGAAATCACATCCTTCAGAAAATAGTTTGCTGTCCCTGAAACACTGAGTGTTATGACAGGGTTCCTGGCATGACACCAGGTACAAAATACACTATTTCCTCACAGATGAAGGAAACACTACAGatgcctctttttataaggatgtTGTTCCGCGAGGAAGTCAGCcctttaaataaatgattatgGACTGAGATATTCTATGAAATACTtgcattatattaattttacaaatGTATTATGAACACATAAGGTGCTTAATGAAGTTCtagatttgaaaaacaaaatactgCACTTGTTTACCGTCTGATGGTGAATGTACTTTGCTTTTGAAACTCTTTTAGCATCTAACATacatatagaacattttcatttaaaaaaagcataCTGCAAGTAAGtcttcagaaatgaaaagatacaCTTCACCTGAGCCAGGCAAAAAACAGAACATTATTAGTATCTTGGAAATCATCCCCACACCCATCTCTAATTGATGTCCAGTATGATGGGTCCATGGGTAAGTTTTTGAAGTATAGAGTAGTGAAATCATACACTCTTTATGCTTTTTTACCTTGCTCATTTTACTCAACAttaggtttgtgagatttttccaTGGTGTAGCTTGTGGAGGTAGTTCATTCATCCTCATTGATGTGAATTTCCTAAGGTACAAACTGACCATGAATTAACCTACTCTGGACAAGGATCAACAAACTATGGCATATGAAGTTTTTATTGGATATGGGACATaccttttacttatttgtggctGATGGTTGCTTTTGAGATCCATGGGTGATCCTAAGCTGTTGCAAGTAAGATTTGATGGCCTACAATCCCTAAAAGGTACAATATTTAACACTTGAAGGAAAATTTATCAACATCTGTTTTATTGTGTTGATAAAAATTTGAGTTGACTGAGATCGAAGacggcagtgtgagaggagagacagaggcttcctcctaaaactggatacaattagaaaatttaattggcgcaactaatcctgagagagcagtaggaaagaggacggcatcagactgcacacacctggagaaaagagcagaccacacTCAACGGGGTAACAtaacagagctgtggctccatgggacccaagcccctcccccaccccagctgaccAGCGGGAGAAAGaaaaacggagcagggagggagttgaAGTCTTGAGACtgttgaatacctaactccagagatctgcgctgggagcacaaacctaaatttcatggtgctttcatgagactcgcatgactaccgggttggaaagttaacacAGGAAGAGCTCCTTGGGAGACTGGgatccagctgcttgtggaaagcagggattcatatcctgctgctctgggacaaaaacttgtaCTTGTGTGccaggcccactggctcaggcagtggagataggcacaggagccaggaggcggggaacagctctttcatcCCCCCAGTAATGCACCCCTGCgaaccctgacattgcttcaggggctccacAGCTatagagactacagcttctggacactagagggcgccatatacaatatgaaatgccaaaggaaacttgtccagagtaaaattgttaatacaactccagagaaacattttaatgatatggacctcgtgactcttcctgaaaggaacttaaaaataaaaataatcaacatcctaatggaggtaaggaaagacatccaagaacttaggaatgaattcaggtcagaaatccaatcatTAAAAACACGATGGGGGCTATTAAaaacaggttggatacagtggaggacacaataaatgaaatagaaactagagaagaggaatacaaagaagctgaggcacagagagaaaaaaggatctctaaaaatgaaagaatattgagagaactgtgtgaccaatgcaagcggaacaatattcacattatagggttaccagaagaagaagagagagaaaaagggatagaaggtgtctttgaggaggtagttgctgaaaacttccccaatctggggaaggagatagtctctcaggccatggaaatccacagatcaccctacacaagggacccataaagacaacaccaagacacatagtagttaaaatgggaaagatcaaggataaagacagactgttaaaagcagccagacgcagaaataatatcacatacaaagg from Manis pentadactyla isolate mManPen7 chromosome 9, mManPen7.hap1, whole genome shotgun sequence includes the following:
- the LOC130684837 gene encoding olfactory receptor 8H1-like; the protein is MGRRNTTQVADFILLGLTDSPEIQLVLFLLFLLMYLITVLGNAGMVLVICLDVRLHTPMYFFLSHLSFLDLIYSTVITPKTLENLLASTKCISYMSCFTQMYFFVFLVATECILLSSMAYDRYVAICNPLHYPVIMSTRLCCSLILGSYLIGFVDSIVNVLFMSSLHFCDSNVIHHFFCDVSPILALSCTDTHGVEIMIFIFAGSTLMVSLITISASYVSILSTILKITSTSGKRKAFSTCASHLLGVTIFYGTTMFTYLKPSKSYSLGKDQVASVFYTIMIPMLNPLIYSLRNKEVKNALFRIMQKREDSRQLKVTLAS